In the genome of Dermacentor andersoni chromosome 3, qqDerAnde1_hic_scaffold, whole genome shotgun sequence, one region contains:
- the LOC126525108 gene encoding uncharacterized protein — translation MGATSVAACAVMLAICLPAVCQGQQYWGGYGWRPVWQPSVSAVCDRAYPVNEASAVRTTCRYPCQGWPVRYGNEEDGTPCQLSWWRQGFCFRGRCQRQYLVPTVQRDEDNNVEGRQDPVRFLMCRNRRERVKVGGVVRSCQFVCKQRRNSFLANEDNGTPCLAWGGNVGYCDQGTCKAVEPTAAPTAAQTTSTEQSTTPQLPVASSAAPAVPAATAQATEHDVALVQTSKPTAAVTAAATQAPATAAPAARPPWRPGFVGVKCDRAYPARVSNGHVAKCRFLCRGYPSFGIGFEEDGTPCWRKKTLEGVCFDGKCKPVVLTTAATTLHQESTTTVATTTNGDAVTATEAGEEPTTQLAADTEGVETLSTSTTSAVQQGGYTNADQGTSVSATESTTVNSEFVTTEQQASSSDEQATTANSAPAADDEARTEDSVSEPAPAAETAVYETTENNIGHSVEDVTITQDQTTGDSLPKGTAAPEDATDIAGSEHAGTPSDDEVTTHSEREGEGEQQTTAAGQITGEDDEGSGDIEELSTSKIAADEATITPSSSTEETVTVALETDTVIVHPSTQSASEGSADDDVKLETEDPQTSQPSITTTGSQAASEGDVDADDASSPTETQLKTESSTSAVTEGVLEEVTETHNPEKEVTADVTEATQENPSTTPTNEGEDGDRTATEVVSSQPADGEHATVTSHAVISDIQQEVTEGATLATTRGATEATTAVGETATAEIITVVTRKEIIRPVGPDADQSDATVVDSTRSTYVETLPVSQLNETVASSTAESVVSVSSENPGVAPDETNTGAAASSTDGVLVNEPEVVATTALAVEAAQPEEIVTELPETKAAPVRDETTEETTVEDESATVKSITTITRKEITRPIDGDASQPEITSVDTQRTTSVETLPLSEVDKTSASDPTDSAVAESSESVSDSPDHTGAALSVSGDPTASATSSTEEASQVLQDATEVSSVAVANEVYETTTAAAESATVKVITTITHKEIVRPIGSDDSQSDANVVDYSKTTSVKTLPASQFEGASMSSPAESKVPSPSETSVQSNEDAAASDAVSSRPSIVITDFVQKTASSSKDSVTAPSTEEQATTLL, via the exons ATGGGAGCAACCAGCGTCGCCGCATGTGCGGTGATGCTCGCAATCTGCCTGCCAGCCGTATGTCAAG GCCAGCAGTACTGGGGTGGCTACGGTTGGAGACCAGTGTGGCAGCCTTCTGTCAGTGCAGTATGTGACCGCGCCTACCCTGTGAATGAG GCCAGCGCAGTAAGGACAACCTGCCGGTACCCCTGCCAAGGCTGGCCTGTCCGGTACGGAAACGAGGAAGACGGCACACCATGCCAACTG TCCTGGTGGCGACAAGGCTTCTGCTTCAGAGGCCGCTGCCAACGGCAGTACCTGGTGCCAACGGTGCAAAGAGACGAAGACAACAACGTAGAAG GGCGCCAAGACCCTGTGCGTTTTCTGATGTGTAGAAACCGACGGGAAAGAGTAAAG GTTGGCGGTGTTGTTCGGTCTTGCCAGTTCGTGTGCAAGCAAAGGAGGAACTCTTTCTTGGCAAATGAAGATAACGGAACACCatgcttg GCATGGGGAGGAAATGTTGGCTATTGTGACCAAGGCACGTGCAAGGCCGTTGAACCTACCGCGGCGCCTACGGCAGCACAAACAACGTCTACAGAGCAATCGACAACACCGCAGCTTCCAGTCGCTTCTTCCGCAGCTCCTGCGGTGCCAGCGGCTACGGCACAAGCAACCGAGCATGATGTTGCTCTAGTGCAAACCAGCAAACCCACAGCAGCAGTGACTGCAGCTGCCACACAAGCACCGGCGACTGCTGCTCCCGCGGCCAGGCCACCTTGGCGACCAG GTTTCGTCGGCGTGAAGTGTGACAGGGCTTACCCGGCTAGAGTG AGCAATGGACATGTGGCTAAGTGCCGCTTTCTGTGTCGAGGCTACCCTTCCTTCGGCATTGGCTTTGAAGAGGATGGAACACCATGCTGG AGAAAGAAGACTCTGGAAGGCGTGTGCTTTGACGGCAAGTGCAAGCCCGTTGTTCTGAccacagcagcaacaacactACATCAAGAAAGTACTACTACCGTCGCTACGACCACAAATGGAGACGCCGTTACTGCCACTGAAGCAGGTGAAGAACCTACAACTCAGCTGGCAGCAGACACAGAAGGCGTAGAAACCCTATCAACATCCACAACCAGTGCAGTTCAACAAGGGGGTTACACGAACGCTGACCAGGGCACCTCAGTCAGTGCAACTGAAAGCACAACTGTGAATTCAGAATTTGTGACAACCGAACAGCAGGCAAGCTCCTCTGACGAGCAGGCCACGACAGCGAACTCAGCACCGGCAGCAGATGATGAAGCGCGCACCGAAGATAGCGTGAGCGAACCAGCACCAGCTGCGGAGACAGCAGTATATGAAACGACCGAGAATAACATAGGTCACTCGGTAGAGGACGTGACGATTACCCAGGACCAGACCACCGGTGATTCGTTGCCCAAAGGCACGGCTGCACCTGAAGATGCGACAGATATTGCAGGAAGTGAGCATGCTGGAACACCGTCAGACGATGAAGTGACAACGCACAGTGAAAGAGAAGGTGAAGGAGAGCAACAGACCACTGCCGCTGGACAAATTACCGGTGAGGACGACGAAGGGTCTGGTGACATCGAAGAACTGTCTACGTCCAAAATCGCCGCAGACGAAGCGACAATTACACCGAGTAGTAGTACTGAGGAAACTGTGACTGTAGCTTTAGAAACTGATACCGTCATTGTACACCCGTCTACTCAGTCAGCATCCGAAGGTAGCGCCGACGACGACGTTAAATTGGAAACAGAAGATCCACAGACAAGTCAGCCATCCATCACGACCACAGGTTCCCAAGCTGCTTCAGAAGGAGACGTTGATGCTGACGATGCAAGTTCACCCACCGAGACGCAGCTTAAGACAGAAAGCTCGACGTCAGCCGTAACTGAAGGTGTTTTAGAAGAAGTTACTGAGACACACAATCCTGAGAAAGAAGTCACAGCTGACGTAACGGAAGCCACCCAGGAAAATCCTAGTACTACTCCAACTAACGAAGGTGAAGATGGGGATCGCACAGCGACAGAAGTTGTGTCTAGCCAGCCAGCTGACGGTGAACATGCAACAGTGACTTCACATGCAGTAATTTCTGATATTCAACAGGAAGTGACTGAAGGCGCGACTTTGGCAACCACACGCGGGGCCACCGAAGCAACTACAGCTGTAGGGGAAACAGCGACCGCGGAAATTATCACAGTTGTCACTCGCAAAGAAATCATCCGTCCCGTAGGGCCAGATGCTGACCAGTCAGACGCTACTGTGGTTGACTCGACTCGTAGCACCTACGTGGAAACACTGCCCGTATCACAACTCAACGAAACGGTTGCATCTAGCACAGCAGAATCCGTGGTTTCAGTGTCCAGCGAGAATCCTGGCGTAGCTCCAGACGAAACGAATACAGGAGCCGCAGCTAGCTCTACAGACGGTGTCCTGGTAAATGAACCTGAAGTTGTGGCCACAACGGCTTTAGCCGTTGAAGCAGCCCAACCAGAAGAGATTGTGACTGAATTACCCGAAACTAAAGCAGCTCCCGTTAGGGATGAGACCACTGAAGAAACGACGGTTGAGGACGAATCAGCAACTGTCAAAAGTATCACAACTATTACTCGCAAGGAGATCACTCGGCCGATAGACGGCGACGCTAGCCAACCTGAAATAACTTCAGTCGACACACAGCGAACCACATCTGTGGAGACATTGCCTCTTTCAGAAGTTGACAAAACAAGTGCATCTGATCCCACAGATTCTGCCGTGGCTGAATCCAGCGAAAGCGTAAGTGATAGCCCGGACCACACGGGCGCAGCTCTCTCTGTATCCGGTGACCCTACAGCTAGTGCGACAAGTTCCACGGAAGAAGCGTCTCAGGTTCTGCAGGATGCCACTGAAGTAAGCTCTGTTGCCGTTGCAAATGAAGTCTATGAGACCacgactgctgctgctgagtCAGCCACTGTAAAGGTTATAACAACTATTACTCACAAGGAAATAGTTCGTCCAATTGGTTCGGACGACTCTCAGTCTGACGCCAATGTAGTTGACTACTCGAAAACCACATCTGTAAAGACATTGCCCGCATCGCAATTCGAAGGAGCTAGCATGTCTAGCCCGGCGGAATCCAAAGTTCCCTCTCCCAGTGAGACCAGCGTTCAATCCAACGAAGACGCGGCAGCCAGTGACGCCGTAAGCAGCCGACCATCGATAGTCATTACTGATTTCGTACAAAAAACAGCGTCTTCTTCAAAGGACTCCGTTACTGCACCTAGCACAGAGGAGCAGGCTACCACCTTGCTCTAA